A genomic segment from Sphingopyxis sp. DBS4 encodes:
- a CDS encoding DUF969 domain-containing protein: MLVLIGIVIIIAGFLLRFNPLLVIMASALATGFAAGLDVTAIIAAFGKAFNDTRYVSIVWIVLPVIGLLEAYGLQQHARSLIDRMKGATLGRLLTSYLLLRQLMAAVGLTSVAGHPQTVRPLVAPMAEAAAEARNDALTDDQREEVKAFAAATDNVGLFFGEDIFLAIGSILLMKGLLETYGYSIEPLHLSLWAIPTAIAAFLIHGFRLRRLEQRMQGWGAGA; encoded by the coding sequence ATGCTCGTCCTGATCGGCATCGTTATCATCATCGCAGGCTTCCTGCTCCGCTTCAATCCGCTGCTCGTCATCATGGCCTCGGCGCTCGCGACCGGGTTCGCCGCCGGACTCGACGTCACCGCGATCATCGCCGCCTTCGGCAAGGCGTTCAACGACACGCGCTACGTCTCGATCGTCTGGATCGTCCTCCCCGTCATCGGCCTGCTCGAAGCCTATGGGCTTCAGCAGCACGCGCGCAGCCTGATCGATCGCATGAAGGGCGCGACGCTCGGCCGCCTGCTCACTTCCTACCTCCTGCTGCGCCAACTGATGGCCGCGGTCGGCCTGACCTCCGTCGCGGGCCACCCGCAGACCGTGCGCCCGCTCGTCGCGCCGATGGCCGAAGCGGCGGCGGAAGCAAGGAACGACGCCCTCACCGACGACCAGCGCGAGGAGGTCAAGGCCTTCGCCGCGGCCACCGACAATGTCGGCCTCTTCTTCGGCGAGGATATCTTCCTCGCGATCGGGTCGATCCTGCTGATGAAGGGGCTGCTCGAAACCTATGGCTACAGCATCGAACCGCTGCACCTCTCGCTCTGGGCAATCCCGACCGCGATCGCGGCCTTCCTGATCCACGGCTTCCGCCTCCGCCGCCTCGAACAGCGGATGCAGGGGTGGGGGGCGGGCGCATGA
- a CDS encoding DUF979 domain-containing protein gives MITLEFVYIFAGWTFALFALLGLYDRTNPKRFGNAAFWGLLALSMLGGDYLTDFQNGLLVLALVAIAGTGQIGRAPGGEVAADIQAERAARYGNFLLLVALIIPAVALGGTFLFKYVPGLADPKQATLISLAIGVLIALAVGMARFKPPLLLPAQQGRRLLDAVGWAAILPQMLASLGAVFALAGVGEVVGGLIGGAIPQGSLFGAVLAFGLGMAFFTMVMGNAFAAFPVMMAAVGLPLLIKQYHGDPAVVAAIGMLAGFCGTLMTPMAANFNLVPAALLELKSPYGVIKAQIGTAVPLLAANIVFIWLFAF, from the coding sequence ATGATCACGCTCGAGTTCGTCTATATTTTCGCGGGCTGGACCTTTGCGCTCTTCGCGCTGCTCGGCCTGTATGACCGCACCAACCCCAAACGCTTCGGCAACGCCGCCTTCTGGGGCCTGCTCGCCCTCTCGATGCTCGGCGGCGATTATCTGACCGATTTCCAGAACGGCCTGCTTGTCCTCGCGCTCGTCGCGATCGCGGGAACCGGCCAGATCGGCCGCGCGCCCGGCGGCGAAGTCGCGGCCGACATTCAGGCAGAGCGCGCCGCGCGCTACGGCAATTTCCTGCTTCTGGTCGCATTGATCATCCCCGCGGTCGCGCTCGGGGGCACCTTCCTCTTCAAATATGTGCCCGGCCTCGCCGACCCCAAGCAGGCGACACTGATCTCGCTCGCGATCGGCGTGCTGATCGCGCTCGCGGTCGGCATGGCGCGCTTCAAACCCCCGCTGCTCCTCCCCGCACAGCAGGGACGTCGCCTGCTCGACGCGGTCGGCTGGGCGGCGATCCTGCCGCAGATGCTCGCCAGTCTCGGAGCGGTCTTCGCGCTCGCCGGCGTCGGCGAGGTCGTCGGCGGATTGATCGGCGGCGCCATCCCGCAGGGCAGCCTGTTCGGCGCGGTGCTCGCCTTCGGGCTCGGCATGGCCTTCTTCACCATGGTGATGGGCAATGCCTTCGCCGCTTTCCCGGTGATGATGGCGGCGGTCGGCCTGCCCCTGCTGATCAAGCAGTATCACGGCGACCCCGCGGTCGTCGCGGCGATCGGCATGCTCGCGGGCTTCTGCGGCACGCTGATGACCCCGATGGCGGCGAACTTCAACCTCGTCCCCGCCGCCTTGCTCGAACTCAAAAGCCCCTATGGCGTGATCAAGGCGCAGATCGGCACCGCAGTGCCGCTGCTCGCCGCGAACATCGTGTTCATCTGGCTCTTTGCGTTCTAA
- a CDS encoding DUF2891 domain-containing protein — MELTPDHATRFATATLSHLGREYPYKMDLVLNGPEDAKPPCAHHPIFHGSFDWHSCVHGWWQVLRLARRFPDLPAAAEIRARAAAMLVPEKVAGELAFLSRPMSAGFERPYGWAWLLALHAEAERHDAPWAAALAPLAAAFAARFHAFLPKLTYPLRVGTHFNIAFALLLARRWAEPRDPGLIRLIDARARSWFASDRDCQAWEPGGDEFLSSALTEAYLMAAVLGEDFPRWFDAFLPHAAEEQPETLFTPATVSDRSDGKIAHLDGLNLSRAWCWRAIAAALGPAHSVSPVAEATAERHLAAALPHVTGDYMGEHWLASFALLALDDLAD, encoded by the coding sequence ATGGAATTGACCCCCGACCACGCCACCCGCTTCGCGACCGCGACCCTGTCGCATCTCGGCCGCGAATATCCCTACAAGATGGACCTCGTCCTGAACGGGCCCGAGGACGCCAAGCCGCCGTGCGCGCATCACCCGATCTTCCACGGCAGTTTCGACTGGCATAGCTGCGTCCACGGCTGGTGGCAGGTCCTCCGCCTTGCGCGGCGCTTCCCCGACCTTCCCGCCGCCGCCGAGATTCGCGCCCGCGCCGCCGCGATGCTCGTCCCAGAAAAGGTCGCGGGCGAACTCGCGTTCCTCTCGCGCCCCATGTCCGCGGGCTTCGAGCGCCCCTATGGCTGGGCGTGGCTGCTCGCGCTCCATGCCGAGGCCGAGCGCCACGATGCTCCCTGGGCCGCCGCGCTCGCGCCGCTTGCCGCCGCCTTCGCCGCGCGCTTCCACGCCTTCCTGCCCAAGCTCACCTATCCGCTGCGCGTCGGCACCCATTTCAACATCGCCTTCGCGCTCCTCCTCGCACGCCGCTGGGCCGAACCGCGCGACCCCGGCCTCATCCGCCTGATCGACGCCCGCGCCCGAAGCTGGTTCGCCAGCGACCGCGACTGTCAGGCGTGGGAACCCGGCGGCGACGAATTTCTCTCCTCCGCGCTCACCGAGGCGTATCTGATGGCCGCCGTCCTCGGCGAGGATTTCCCGCGCTGGTTCGACGCCTTCCTCCCTCATGCTGCGGAGGAGCAGCCCGAAACACTCTTCACCCCCGCCACCGTCTCTGACCGCAGCGACGGCAAGATTGCGCATCTCGACGGCCTCAATCTCAGCCGCGCCTGGTGCTGGCGCGCGATCGCCGCCGCGCTCGGTCCCGCGCACTCCGTCAGCCCCGTCGCCGAAGCCACGGCGGAGCGCCATCTCGCCGCCGCGCTCCCGCACGTCACCGGCGACTATATGGGCGAGCACTGGCTCGCGAGCTTCGCGCTCCTGGCACTCGACGACCTCGCCGATTGA
- a CDS encoding LacI family DNA-binding transcriptional regulator, with translation MKTLRPTSFDVAERAGVSQSTVSRALRNSPGVNAETRARVSAAARELGYVVDRHASSLRLKSSETLALVTVCRPGEDRSAINPFYFALLGSIAAATSARGFNLLVSFQESAANFRADFVASGLADAMIVIGTTSNRAAWDYFAEAQATGLDFVCWGSPGDPFHWMRSDNGTGGRLAAEHLVTSGRRHIAFIGPQRSPQRQFDERRDGFVEALGRHGITPILTEPPTAADRHAQGVAAAHALLAAHPQVDAIFAASDMLALGVLQGLKEAGRRVPQDIALIGFDGIRAGNMADPALTTIEPDLDAAGEALVAMALEDDDFTHSGTRIPVRLAVRGTA, from the coding sequence ATGAAAACGCTGCGCCCGACATCGTTCGACGTCGCCGAGCGCGCCGGCGTGTCGCAATCGACCGTATCGCGCGCGCTCCGGAACAGCCCCGGCGTCAATGCCGAAACCCGCGCCCGCGTTTCCGCCGCCGCACGCGAACTCGGCTATGTCGTCGACCGCCATGCCTCGTCGCTGCGGCTCAAGAGCAGCGAGACGCTCGCGCTCGTCACCGTCTGCCGCCCCGGCGAGGATCGCAGCGCGATCAACCCCTTCTATTTCGCGCTGCTCGGCAGCATCGCCGCCGCGACCTCGGCGCGCGGGTTCAACCTGCTCGTCTCCTTTCAGGAAAGCGCCGCCAATTTCCGCGCCGACTTCGTGGCGTCGGGGCTAGCCGACGCGATGATCGTCATCGGCACGACCAGCAATCGCGCGGCGTGGGACTATTTCGCCGAGGCGCAGGCCACCGGCCTCGACTTCGTCTGCTGGGGCAGTCCCGGCGATCCGTTCCACTGGATGCGCAGCGACAACGGCACCGGCGGCCGCCTCGCCGCCGAGCATCTCGTCACGAGCGGGCGCAGGCACATTGCCTTCATCGGCCCGCAGCGATCGCCGCAGCGCCAGTTCGACGAGCGCCGCGACGGCTTCGTCGAAGCGCTGGGCCGCCACGGCATCACGCCGATCCTCACCGAGCCGCCCACCGCCGCCGACCGCCACGCGCAGGGCGTCGCGGCCGCGCACGCGCTGCTTGCCGCGCATCCGCAAGTCGATGCGATTTTCGCGGCTTCCGACATGCTCGCGCTCGGCGTGCTTCAGGGCCTCAAGGAAGCCGGCCGCCGCGTGCCGCAGGATATCGCGCTGATCGGCTTCGACGGCATCCGCGCGGGCAATATGGCCGACCCCGCACTCACCACGATCGAGCCCGACCTCGACGCCGCGGGCGAAGCGCTCGTCGCGATGGCGCTCGAGGACGACGACTTCACCCACAGCGGCACCCGCATCCCCGTCCGCCTCGCGGTGCGCGGCACCGCCTGA
- a CDS encoding GGDEF domain-containing protein: MTGQLFISLLNPGIGLAFAAAFFLMWLQRRERYIAYAAGAYLATAIAFLFQDVVPAMPMELQRLPANIGFLATGALFAAAIIGRYGLPIPWRAMAIVAALSTAVFTWFLLAQPSIPARIYAISVGAGAIALMVVRALWPSARPHVIDRVLFWIAALSAANLLIRPVVILSFSGGFDDYVGFQQSLYWSTVQFSQAMVSILAAISLMVAVAIDMLAELRAEADGDPLSGLLNRRGFEAKAGAALRRCADAGQPAALLIADLDRFKSVNDTHGHAVGDAIIAAFGCHVRAAGPAEMVAGRIGGEEFALLLPGFTIDGARQIAERVCTGLHAACADRIPATLRPTASIGLAAGTPGITLSALLRDADQALYEAKRAGRDRVRTFHPAPVRREATA; this comes from the coding sequence TTGACGGGACAGCTCTTCATTTCGCTTCTCAATCCGGGCATCGGCCTGGCCTTCGCGGCTGCCTTTTTCCTGATGTGGCTTCAGCGGCGCGAGCGCTACATCGCCTATGCCGCGGGCGCCTATCTCGCCACCGCCATCGCCTTCCTGTTCCAGGATGTCGTCCCGGCGATGCCGATGGAATTGCAGCGGCTTCCCGCCAATATCGGCTTTCTCGCCACCGGCGCGCTGTTCGCCGCCGCGATCATCGGGCGGTACGGCCTGCCCATACCATGGCGCGCGATGGCGATCGTCGCGGCGCTGTCGACCGCGGTCTTCACCTGGTTCCTGCTCGCCCAGCCGAGCATTCCGGCGCGCATCTATGCGATCAGCGTCGGCGCGGGCGCGATCGCGCTGATGGTGGTGCGCGCCCTATGGCCGAGCGCGCGGCCGCACGTGATCGACCGCGTCCTGTTCTGGATCGCGGCGCTCTCGGCCGCCAATCTGCTCATCCGCCCGGTCGTCATCCTGAGCTTCAGCGGCGGCTTCGACGATTATGTCGGCTTCCAGCAGTCGCTCTACTGGTCCACGGTGCAATTCAGCCAGGCGATGGTGTCGATCCTCGCCGCGATCAGCCTGATGGTCGCGGTCGCGATCGACATGCTCGCCGAACTTCGCGCGGAAGCCGACGGCGACCCGCTCTCCGGCCTGCTCAACCGCCGCGGGTTCGAGGCAAAGGCCGGCGCCGCGCTCCGCCGCTGCGCCGACGCCGGACAGCCCGCGGCGCTGCTGATCGCCGACCTCGATCGCTTCAAGTCGGTCAACGACACCCACGGCCATGCGGTCGGCGACGCGATCATCGCGGCTTTCGGTTGCCACGTCCGCGCCGCCGGCCCGGCAGAGATGGTCGCGGGTCGCATCGGCGGCGAGGAATTTGCCCTGCTCCTCCCTGGCTTCACGATCGATGGCGCACGCCAGATCGCCGAGCGGGTCTGCACCGGGCTCCACGCCGCCTGCGCCGACCGCATCCCCGCGACTCTGCGCCCGACCGCCAGCATCGGCCTGGCTGCGGGCACGCCCGGCATCACGCTGTCGGCGCTGCTGCGCGACGCCGACCAGGCCCTTTACGAAGCGAAGCGCGCGGGCCGCGACCGCGTCCGCACCTTCCACCCCGCCCCGGTCCGGCGCGAGGCGACGGCCTGA
- the acnA gene encoding aconitate hydratase AcnA produces MTTTGHDTLGTRSTLSVGGKTYAYYSLDKAAAKLGDVSRLPFSMKVLLENLLRFEDGGFTVSKDDAQALVDWQKDPHSNREIQYRPARVLLQDFTGVPCVVDLAAMRDAIATLGGDTTRINPLVPVHLVIDHSVMVDEFGTPKAFEQNVEIEYYRNGERYDFLKWGSKSLSNFKAVPPGTGICHQVNLEHIAQAVWSSEDGSGEAVAYPDTCVGTDSHTTMINGLGVLGWGVGGIEAEAAMLGQPVSMLIPEVVGFKFTGRLKEGVTATDLVLTATQMLRAKGVVGRFVEYFGPGLASLSLADRATLANMAPEYGATCGFFGIDDKTIDYMRLTGRSEENIALVEAYAKAQGLWIVDGAADPVFTDTLELDLGTVVPSLAGPKRPQDRVSLPEVDDVFNADMANTYKRAGTRVPVEGKDFDIGDGDVTIAAITSCTNTSNPGVLVAAGLVAKKADAFGLKPKPWVKTSLAPGSQVVTDYLVKAGLQEHLDNIGFNLVGYGCTTCIGNSGPLAEPISKAINENGLVAAAVISGNRNFEGRVSPDVRANFLASPPLVVAYALKGTVIEDFTTTPIGQAEDGSDVFLKDIWPTNEEVSTVVAGAVSRDMFEARYAHVYTGDQHWQKIEVEGSDTYQWRAGSTYVANPPYFEGMTMTPAPVSDIVDAKPLAILGDSITTDHISPAGSIKADSPAGKWLMEHQVSKADFNSYGSRRGHHEVMMRGTFANIRIKNEMVPGIEGGMSRYGQEVMPIYDAAMRHKADGTPLVVVAGKEYGTGSSRDWAAKGTNLLGVRAVIVESFERIHRSNLVGMGVLPLQFLEGQTRETLGLTGDDSFTIRGVADIKPRQTVTVGVTRPDGSTFSFDTLCRIDTANEVEYYMNGGILHYVLRKLAA; encoded by the coding sequence ATGACGACCACGGGCCACGACACGCTGGGCACCCGTTCGACGCTGAGCGTCGGCGGCAAGACTTACGCTTATTATTCGCTCGACAAGGCCGCGGCGAAGCTCGGCGACGTGTCGCGGCTGCCCTTCTCGATGAAGGTGCTGCTCGAAAACCTGCTGCGGTTCGAGGATGGCGGCTTCACCGTGTCGAAGGATGACGCGCAGGCGCTGGTCGACTGGCAGAAGGATCCGCATTCGAACCGCGAGATCCAGTATCGCCCGGCGCGCGTGCTGTTGCAGGATTTCACCGGCGTGCCGTGCGTCGTCGATCTGGCCGCGATGCGCGATGCGATCGCCACCCTCGGCGGCGACACGACCCGGATCAACCCGCTCGTCCCCGTCCATCTCGTCATCGACCACTCGGTCATGGTCGACGAATTCGGCACGCCGAAAGCGTTCGAGCAGAATGTCGAGATCGAATATTATCGCAACGGCGAGCGCTACGACTTCCTGAAATGGGGGTCGAAGAGCCTGTCGAACTTCAAGGCGGTGCCCCCGGGCACCGGCATCTGTCATCAGGTCAACCTCGAACATATCGCGCAGGCGGTGTGGTCGAGCGAGGATGGTTCGGGCGAAGCCGTCGCCTATCCCGACACCTGCGTCGGCACCGACAGCCACACGACGATGATCAACGGCCTCGGCGTGCTCGGCTGGGGCGTCGGCGGGATCGAGGCCGAAGCCGCGATGCTCGGCCAGCCCGTGTCGATGCTGATCCCCGAGGTCGTCGGCTTCAAATTCACTGGCCGCCTCAAGGAAGGCGTCACCGCGACCGACCTTGTCCTCACCGCGACGCAGATGCTGCGCGCCAAGGGCGTCGTCGGCCGCTTCGTCGAATATTTCGGTCCCGGCCTCGCTTCGCTGAGCCTCGCCGACCGCGCGACGCTCGCCAATATGGCGCCCGAATATGGCGCGACCTGCGGCTTCTTCGGCATCGACGACAAGACGATCGATTATATGCGCCTGACCGGCCGCAGCGAGGAAAATATCGCGCTGGTCGAAGCTTATGCCAAGGCGCAGGGGCTGTGGATCGTCGATGGCGCCGCCGACCCCGTGTTCACCGACACGCTTGAGCTTGACCTCGGCACCGTCGTCCCCAGCCTCGCCGGGCCGAAGCGTCCGCAGGACCGCGTCTCGCTCCCCGAAGTCGACGATGTGTTCAACGCCGACATGGCGAACACCTATAAACGGGCGGGGACGCGCGTTCCGGTCGAGGGCAAGGATTTCGACATTGGCGACGGCGACGTCACCATCGCCGCGATCACGAGCTGCACCAACACCTCGAACCCCGGCGTGCTCGTCGCCGCGGGGCTGGTCGCGAAGAAGGCCGATGCGTTCGGTCTCAAGCCCAAGCCGTGGGTCAAGACGAGCCTCGCGCCGGGGTCGCAGGTCGTCACCGACTATCTGGTCAAGGCCGGGCTGCAAGAGCATCTCGACAATATCGGCTTCAACCTCGTCGGCTATGGCTGCACGACCTGCATCGGCAATTCGGGGCCGCTCGCCGAACCGATCAGCAAGGCGATCAACGAAAATGGCCTCGTCGCCGCGGCCGTCATCTCGGGCAACCGCAACTTCGAGGGCCGCGTGTCGCCCGACGTGCGCGCCAACTTCCTCGCCTCGCCGCCGCTCGTCGTCGCCTATGCGCTGAAGGGCACGGTGATAGAGGATTTCACCACCACCCCGATCGGCCAGGCCGAGGATGGCAGCGACGTGTTCCTCAAGGACATCTGGCCCACGAATGAAGAGGTTTCGACCGTCGTTGCGGGCGCGGTGAGCCGCGACATGTTCGAGGCGCGCTACGCCCATGTCTACACCGGCGACCAGCATTGGCAGAAGATCGAAGTCGAGGGCAGCGACACCTATCAGTGGCGCGCGGGCTCGACCTATGTCGCCAACCCGCCCTATTTCGAGGGGATGACGATGACCCCGGCGCCGGTCAGCGACATCGTCGATGCCAAGCCGCTCGCGATCCTCGGCGACAGCATCACCACCGACCACATCAGCCCCGCCGGCAGCATCAAGGCCGACAGCCCGGCCGGAAAATGGCTTATGGAACATCAGGTTAGCAAAGCCGACTTCAACAGCTACGGCTCGCGCCGCGGCCATCACGAAGTCATGATGCGCGGCACCTTCGCCAATATCCGCATCAAGAACGAAATGGTCCCCGGCATCGAGGGCGGCATGTCGCGCTACGGCCAAGAGGTCATGCCGATCTACGACGCCGCGATGCGCCACAAGGCCGACGGCACGCCGCTGGTGGTCGTCGCGGGCAAAGAATATGGCACCGGCTCGTCGCGCGACTGGGCGGCGAAGGGCACCAATCTGCTCGGCGTCCGCGCGGTGATCGTCGAAAGCTTCGAACGCATCCACCGCTCGAACCTCGTCGGCATGGGCGTCCTGCCGCTGCAGTTCCTCGAAGGCCAGACTCGCGAGACGCTGGGCCTGACCGGCGACGACAGCTTCACCATTCGCGGCGTCGCCGATATCAAGCCGCGCCAGACCGTGACGGTCGGGGTCACGCGCCCCGACGGCTCGACCTTCAGCTTCGACACGCTCTGCCGCATCGATACGGCAAACGAGGTCGAATATTATATGAACGGCGGCATCCTGCACTACGTGCTGCGCAAGCTCGCCGCCTGA
- a CDS encoding MarR family winged helix-turn-helix transcriptional regulator, translating into MEQAIQIRPGSGDFRLPAFGAGADTESTPGAVSSLVLVGSRMRADELAAMDRVRVSCVEAAEAADHLRARPITDIIWLASKEAIEPETFAALCGVAVAKSCHLVCEAPFGALDRLMAVAPGALRVEWLVDADATDRFVALAAARREWHRAMHEVTRDPAMERIDQLQEEVARISRLLGELAGQPRGGLPGTPAPYTPANEGFGDYTGQVRAPARDFAAMPRSFVPEERTIDRQRAKAVRRMLRQRRMREQYFPADLFADPAWDMLLDLYAARLERQPVSVSSLCIAAAVPATTALRWIKTMTDAGLFLREADPFDGRRIFIALSEGAADAMARYCEALEE; encoded by the coding sequence ATGGAACAGGCGATTCAGATTCGACCCGGATCGGGGGATTTTCGGCTGCCGGCATTCGGCGCCGGGGCCGATACGGAATCGACACCGGGCGCGGTCTCGTCGCTGGTGCTGGTGGGATCGCGGATGCGCGCCGATGAACTTGCGGCGATGGACCGCGTGCGCGTCTCGTGCGTCGAGGCCGCCGAGGCGGCCGATCATCTGCGCGCGAGGCCGATCACCGACATTATCTGGCTCGCATCGAAGGAAGCCATCGAGCCCGAAACCTTCGCCGCCCTTTGCGGCGTCGCTGTCGCGAAATCCTGTCATCTGGTATGCGAGGCTCCTTTTGGTGCACTCGACCGGCTGATGGCGGTGGCGCCTGGCGCGCTTCGCGTCGAATGGCTCGTCGATGCGGACGCGACCGATCGCTTCGTCGCGTTGGCCGCCGCGCGGCGCGAATGGCATCGAGCGATGCACGAAGTGACGCGCGATCCGGCGATGGAACGTATCGACCAGTTGCAGGAGGAGGTGGCGCGCATCTCGCGCCTGCTCGGCGAGCTTGCGGGGCAGCCGCGCGGCGGCCTTCCCGGCACGCCGGCGCCCTATACGCCCGCGAACGAGGGCTTCGGCGACTATACGGGACAGGTTCGCGCGCCGGCGCGCGATTTCGCCGCGATGCCGCGCAGCTTCGTCCCGGAGGAGCGCACGATCGACCGCCAGCGCGCGAAAGCGGTGCGGCGGATGCTGCGTCAGCGGCGGATGCGCGAGCAATATTTTCCCGCCGACCTTTTCGCCGACCCGGCGTGGGACATGCTGCTCGACCTCTATGCGGCGCGGCTGGAGCGGCAGCCGGTGTCGGTGTCGAGCCTGTGCATCGCCGCCGCGGTTCCCGCGACGACCGCGCTCCGCTGGATCAAGACGATGACCGACGCCGGGCTGTTCCTGCGCGAGGCCGATCCGTTCGACGGGCGCCGCATCTTCATCGCGCTGTCGGAAGGCGCCGCCGATGCGATGGCGCGCTATTGCGAGGCGCTGGAGGAATAG
- a CDS encoding thermonuclease family protein: MPLSIVTRMRWRRRLRSLAALLLLAGLAVAVWTSQLPTAVAPLVRVIDGDSLTVRQEGGGTLTIRLTGIDAVEYRQDCARADGSRWPCGHDARNALERLVGRDLLHCDYAAKDRYGRTLASCRTQPGPDGVDLGAEMVRQGWAVAIGDAYAFEAAKAEAKQRGIWQGRFDAPAAWRAAHDRPAGAITPPDA, from the coding sequence ATGCCGCTGTCGATCGTCACCCGTATGCGCTGGCGCCGCCGCTTGCGTTCGCTCGCCGCGCTGCTTCTGCTCGCCGGTCTCGCGGTCGCCGTCTGGACCAGCCAGCTGCCCACCGCTGTCGCGCCGCTGGTGCGCGTCATCGACGGCGACAGCCTGACCGTGCGGCAGGAGGGCGGCGGCACACTGACGATCCGCCTGACCGGAATCGACGCGGTCGAATATCGGCAGGACTGCGCGCGCGCCGACGGCAGCCGCTGGCCATGCGGCCATGACGCCCGCAACGCGCTCGAACGGCTCGTCGGGCGCGACCTGCTCCATTGCGACTATGCGGCAAAGGACCGCTATGGCCGCACCCTGGCATCATGCCGGACGCAGCCGGGCCCCGACGGGGTCGATCTTGGCGCCGAAATGGTGCGGCAGGGTTGGGCCGTCGCGATCGGCGACGCCTATGCGTTCGAGGCCGCCAAGGCGGAGGCGAAGCAGCGCGGCATCTGGCAAGGCCGCTTCGACGCGCCCGCCGCCTGGCGCGCGGCGCACGACCGACCCGCGGGCGCGATCACCCCACCCGACGCATAG
- the crcB gene encoding fluoride efflux transporter CrcB, whose amino-acid sequence MNGLFPVMVGGAIGAGARHLVGQVMLARLGPGFPWWTLSINIAGSLLMGLLIGWLARSGGSDTTRLFLGVGILGGFTTFSSFSLEYWTLFERGQTAQALAYVLASVLIGITACGAGMLTMRQLSA is encoded by the coding sequence ATGAACGGACTTTTCCCAGTCATGGTCGGCGGCGCGATCGGCGCCGGCGCGCGGCATCTGGTCGGCCAGGTCATGCTCGCGCGGCTCGGCCCCGGCTTTCCCTGGTGGACGCTGTCGATCAACATCGCCGGCAGCCTGCTGATGGGTCTGCTTATCGGCTGGCTCGCGCGCAGCGGCGGCAGCGACACGACGCGGCTGTTCCTCGGCGTCGGCATCCTCGGCGGTTTCACGACCTTTTCGTCGTTCAGCCTCGAATATTGGACCCTGTTCGAGCGCGGGCAGACGGCGCAGGCACTGGCCTATGTTCTCGCCTCGGTACTGATCGGTATCACGGCGTGCGGCGCCGGGATGCTGACGATGCGGCAATTGTCCGCATGA
- a CDS encoding RluA family pseudouridine synthase — protein MSIDSAIIAEEDDGIRLDRWFKRHRPGTPHALLARWARSGQLTLDGRKADVSDRIKTGQKLVMPTPPVETAARPARKGRPLTDADVELAESMVIHRDTSALVLNKLPGLATQGGTKTEQHVDGLLDALKYDRPVRPKLVHRLDKDTSGALLIARTPRAAAWFAKSFSNRSARKTYWALVVGVPDIAQGEIDLPLAKQPGSGGEKMHVDDKGLPSKTRYRIVERAGNSAAWVELQPLTGRTHQLRVHMAAIGHPIVGDGKYGGKGAFLTGTISRKLHLHSRRLRIDHPDGGAIDITAPVPEHFAASLDALGFDPQLGEVGLDDIPKGPPPKAAAKAAAKAHSKQIRKARRGERRGRTAASKPTDHVGKPKPKAKTGTGKPAAKRPAAKRPPPKGPRPPKAR, from the coding sequence ATGAGTATCGACAGCGCCATCATCGCCGAGGAAGACGACGGCATCCGCCTCGACCGCTGGTTCAAGCGCCACCGGCCGGGAACGCCGCACGCGCTGCTCGCGCGCTGGGCGCGGTCGGGCCAGTTGACGCTCGACGGCCGGAAGGCCGACGTGTCCGACCGCATCAAAACGGGGCAAAAGCTCGTCATGCCGACGCCGCCGGTCGAGACCGCCGCGCGTCCCGCGCGCAAGGGCCGTCCGCTGACCGACGCCGATGTCGAACTCGCCGAATCAATGGTGATCCACCGCGATACGAGCGCGCTGGTGCTGAACAAGCTGCCCGGCCTCGCCACGCAGGGCGGCACCAAAACCGAACAACATGTCGACGGACTGCTCGATGCACTGAAATATGACAGGCCGGTGCGGCCGAAACTGGTTCACCGGCTCGACAAGGACACGTCGGGCGCGTTGCTGATCGCGCGAACGCCGCGCGCCGCCGCCTGGTTCGCCAAGAGTTTTTCGAATCGCAGCGCGCGCAAGACTTATTGGGCACTCGTCGTCGGTGTCCCCGACATCGCGCAGGGCGAGATCGACCTGCCGCTCGCCAAGCAGCCCGGATCGGGCGGCGAGAAGATGCACGTCGACGACAAGGGCCTGCCGTCCAAGACGCGCTACCGCATCGTCGAGCGCGCCGGGAACAGCGCCGCCTGGGTCGAATTGCAGCCGCTCACCGGCCGCACGCATCAGCTTCGCGTCCATATGGCGGCGATCGGCCATCCGATCGTCGGCGACGGCAAATATGGCGGCAAGGGCGCCTTCCTGACCGGGACGATCAGCCGCAAGCTGCACCTGCACAGCCGCCGCTTGCGCATCGACCATCCCGACGGCGGCGCGATCGATATCACGGCCCCGGTTCCCGAGCATTTCGCCGCCAGCCTCGACGCGCTCGGATTCGACCCGCAGCTCGGCGAGGTCGGACTCGACGACATCCCCAAGGGGCCGCCGCCGAAAGCCGCGGCGAAGGCCGCCGCCAAGGCGCACAGCAAGCAGATCCGCAAGGCACGGCGCGGCGAACGGCGCGGCCGCACCGCCGCGAGCAAGCCGACCGATCATGTCGGCAAGCCCAAGCCAAAAGCGAAGACCGGAACCGGCAAGCCCGCCGCCAAGCGTCCGGCAGCGAAGCGTCCGCCCCCCAAGGGGCCGCGCCCGCCCAAGGCGCGTTGA